The Mauremys reevesii isolate NIE-2019 linkage group 3, ASM1616193v1, whole genome shotgun sequence genomic sequence ctcctgcccccctcccctgagtcACCCTGCTCGTGACCCTGCTGGGTCCCCTCTGTGATCAAAGGGGCTGGCTGCTGCCCGGGGCACCGGGCAGGGCAGAGATCAAAGGGATTGGGGGGGGGCCTGTAACAGGCTCATTGTCCCATCGGCAGTGAGCTGTGACCAGCAGCTCCCGGCGGGGTGGGGGTCTCGCTGCACCCGGAGGTGGGGGGTCCCCTCACTGCACTGGGAGGGGGACTCGCTGCACCAGCTCACGGGGCTCACTGCACCGGGGCGCCTTGCTGCACCAGGGCGGGGGCCCTCGATGCAAGGGCGGGCAGGGCCGCAGAGGGCAAGGGGCCCGGGCTGGGCGGGGGCCGCCAGAGGATTCTGGACCCGGGCGCGGCACCGCGGGGACCTTCcgcctgggacccgccgccgccgcagcgcctcggcggtaattcggcggagggggggccccgccgcgggtcttcggggcacttcggcggcgggtcccggaatggaagggccccccgccgccgaattaccgccgaagaccgggctgcgcttcggcggcgggtcccgctctgtcttcggcggtaattcgccagcgggggcgggggggctcactGCACCCGGCGGGGGGCTCGCTgcatgtggggggcaggggatgcaCCTTGTGCCTGCTGGGCCTGACACTGACACCTGCTGCAGGAATTGGTGCGCCTACGTGGTGACGCGCACGGTGAGCTGCGTGGTGGAGGACGGCGTGGACACCTTCGTCAAACCCGACTACCAGCCCTGCGGGTGGGGGCAGCTCCAGTGCCCGCGCATTGTGACGTGAGTGTGGGGGCAAGGgccccgggggctgcgggtcgggagtgaggggcaccggcagggccggggggagcccagggctgggctagcaggggctgcgggtcgggagtgaggggcaccggcagggccggggggagcccaggactgggctagcaggggctgtgggtcgggagtgaggggcactggcagggccggggggagcccagggctgggaaccGGCAGGGCCTTGTGTGCGTAGCCCCTGCGCCTGACTCTGTCCTGGCCAAGATACAGATGTTCTGGGCTGGGGCCTTGTGCTGctcagtggggcggggggaggggctggggggcagggagctgccagcggACGGAAGCTCAATGACCTCTGGGTGCCGTGGGGGGGCTGGCGAGAGGCGGGAGGACCGAccctggggagggaaaggggggggtcctgggagtgggggtgtgaagccctgggggtgggagggacatCCTGGGAGGGGTAGAGGGGCTCAGTTGGGTGGCCGCAGAGCAGGTGTGGGGTTCGGTGcggtgctggggccggggcgagcTGGGGTCCTGGTCTCCATGCAGGGGCCGAGGCCTGGCACCGCCCTGGCACCGCCCTGCCCCTGGGCGCAGCCGGCAGAGCCGGGACCAGAGGCAGCAGCTGCCGCTGGAGCAAGGGAAGGTGCAGGGCGCCCCCTAGTGGGGATGTCTGGGAACTGTtccgcaggcagcagccctggcccGGCCCAGAGGGCCCAGAACCTGCCCGATGTCCATGGCTCTGTTGGCCCCgtgggggttgggctctgggaggagccgTCCCACGGGCTGGGCCCCCAGGGGTCTCACCCTTCCCCCTGCTGGGTGCTGGGTCCAGGCTCCCGGGGGCTCGGGGAAGAGCCCGGAGGAGGATCAGAGGGTTCGAAGCCCTGGCTGCGAAGGAGGGACTCCAGGAGACGCGCCCGGCCCCGCAGCGCCCCGGGCCCGGCCGTGCCAGCCGGCAGCCGCAGAGCCAGAGCCAAGCCAGAGCTGGGCTGTGGAGACGGGGGCGGGAAACCAGCTTTGCCGGGGCGGGGCCCGGTGCTGGGCTCGGGTCACTGGCGGAAGCTGGTTCAAAGCAGCATTTTCCCAAAGCTGCCCTGAGGCAACgttcagctgggagccctggggacccCCAGCGTCGTTCGGAGCCTCCGTTCCCgaggggctgggcccagggggtcAGGCGGCCGCTTTGACGGGAACGTGGGGTCCGAACGGGACTGGCGGCTCTGCTCAGCACAGGCCTGTGAAAAGCCCAGTtggtgcggggctggcaggctcccgcCCGGCTCTGCGCAGCTTCCGGAAGCAGCCGGCACGTTCCTCCGGCTCCTCGGCGTAGGGGCGGCCATGGGGcacccggccaatgggagctgtgggggcggcaccGGCGGGGCTGCTCCCCGGCCGCCTACGAGCCGGAGGGACAGGATGCCGCTTCCTGGGacccacctgaggtaagcgctgccttgGGCCtgtacccctcccccctcccgcagcccaacccctcccccagcccggagccccctccccagccctgagcccccacccacaccccagctccgagcccctcccgcaccccagcccctgagccccggcctGCAGCCCAacctccccagccctgcgcccccacccacaccccaaccccggccccaagccccctcccgcaccccagcccctgcccgggccaggagccccctcccccggccccgagccccctcccacagcccaacccctgccccggcccggagccccctcccccggccccgagccccctcccacagcccaacccctgccccggcccggagccccctcccgcaccccaacccctccccagccccaacccctcctcacccaaacccctgccccagccctcgcctcccgcaccccaaccctccccagccccaagccctcccgcacccaaacccctgcccaggcccagagccctccccagcccacccctcctgcaccccagcccctgccccagcccgagccctccctcacccaaacccctgccccagcctcgcctcccgcaccccaacccctgccccagcctcacccctcccgcccctcgcctcctcacccaaacccctgccccagcctcgccccctcacaccaacccctgccccagccttgagcccctccCAGCCtcgcccctcccacacccaaacccctgcCTCGCCCAGAGcctcccgccccaacccctgccccagccctcgagccctcccgcaccccaacccctggcccagtctggtgaaaatgagtgagggtgggggagagtgacagagggaggggggaatagaGTGAGCGGGGGGGCGGTGCTGGGAGAAGGGTtgtggcctcatggaagggggggcagaggaaggggcaaGTGTGTTCAGTTTTCTGTGATTAGAAAGTTTCTGCTGGACTTAGCTCACACGTTTCAGGGGACTTGACTCAGATGTATCATTGGGGTGACGGTGCTGCCcgggggagccagctgaggtcactcaattcgggtgaactgcaaacagaacgggacagacaaaccccagaagctggtggatgTTCCAGTACTTAGATTTCCCAACCAGCacaaacagcttctgtagcacctcactggttactcagagtccaaacactgcagttcccttgaagtgcccagcctcaggcctccgtccagacacacctgtcaaacatatgatgatgattcctgaaaatcttatctcatcatataaaagaaaaggttcttccaatcccaaaggatcagccacacacccaggtccaattataacttagatcttacccaaaatacacgctacaggcaattcttattaactaagctaaaatttatttaaaaagaaaaacgagaaagagtgttggttaaaagctcaatatacagacagacttgaattcagttcttgaggttcagacacagcagagatgagcttgtagttgccaaaagtccttttagaaatagtccagaggttacagtccaatgaGTTGCCGACTCTAATTGCACAAACCCGAACacacttgccccacccccttccccaaggctccaccctgctcactccagcccccctccctccatcactcactctccctcaccccctctctctttcactgggctggggcaggggggtggggtgcaggagggggtgtgggctctgggagggagtctgggtgcgggaggggcctagggcaggggggtggggtgcaggaggggggtgtgggctctgggagggagtctgggtgcgggaggggccTGCGGCAGggcagttggggttcaggagggggtgtgggctccaggatggagtctgggtgcaggaggggcctagggcaggggggtggggtgcaggaagggttgtgggctctgggagggagtctgggtgcgggaggggccTAGGGcacgggggtggggtgcaggagtggggtgTGGCCCGGGAGGAGTCTGGGTGCGAGGggcctagggcaggggtggggtgcaggagtggggtgtgggctctgggagggagtttgggtgcgggaggggcctaggcaggggtggggtgcaggagggggtgtgggcccgggagggagtctgggtgcaggagggcctagggcaggggtggggtgcaggagggggtgggccCGGGAGGGAGTCTGCgtgggggtggggcctagggCACGGGGGTGGGGTGCcggtgtggggtgtgggctctgggagggagtctgggtgcgggaggggccTAGGGCAGggcagttggggtgcaggagggggtgtgggctccgggagggagtgtgggtgctgggggtctctgggctgagcctggggcggggccgggggccaggggcaggggtggggtgcaggcagggcagttggggttcaggagggggtgggcCCAGGATggagtctgggtgcaggagggcagggggggggtgcaggaagggttgtgggctctgggaggagtctgggtgcagggcctagggcagggggatggggtgcaggagggggtgtggggtgcaggctcctggcAGATGGTGGTTACCTTGGCTGGCTCCCTGAAGCGACCGGCATGTCCAGCAgcggctccgtgcgctgcccctgcctgcagcaccgcccctgcagctcccactgactgcggtTCCACGTTCCTGGCCTAAGGGAACTGCGGAGTCagcgctcggggcaggggcagcatgtggagaccccctggccgcgcctctgcctaggagccgctgccGGACATGCCGGTCGCCACGgggagcagcacggagccagggTAGGTAGggccctgccttagccccgctgcggcgccggacttttagcagcctcaAATCTCCTgctttggcttcagtagcctctgggagacgGAGCCTGGTTCCGGGAGACTCCCGGCCGAGCCGGCTCCCTACAGGGCTcgtcaggctggcagaggaaggTCAAACAGAGCCAGTGGCTAGAAGCTGACGCTGCGGCGATCGGTGATTAACAGCGAGTCACTATtcatggggctgggctggctcctcCATCACCGGCACATCGGCTGTTTCTCTACTAGCTCTGCTCCGGGGACAGGCCTGGGCCCTGCTAGGCAGGGGGTCAGGCCAGCTCCTCACACCgggcccttctggcctggggAGCCATGAAGTGCTGCGTCTCGCCCGCTatcagcacagggcaggggtAGCGCCGGCGTCTCACCCGCTatcagcatggggcaggggcagcgctggCGTCTCACCCGCTATCggcacagggcaggggtggcGCCCCCCAGTGGGCAGCGCCGGCATCTCGCCCGCTATcggcatggggcaggggtggcgcCCCCCAGTGGGCAGCGCCGGCGTCTCGCCTGCTATcggcatggggcaggggcagcgccccTGGTGGGCAGCGCCGGCGTCTCACCCACTATCAGCACAGGGCAgggtgtcatggagtgtgggggagtcagggccctgcacccctctgcctgggactctcagtgactctcagccagccagtaaaacagaaggtttattggacaacaggaacgcaggctacagcagagcttgtgggcacagccaggacccctcaatctggtccttctggggttcaggaagcttagtcCACAGCTggggattccctgaattccaaccacccagccccaaaccgaaactgaatTGACTCCCTCCAGCcggccccttcctttgtccagcttcccgggcaaaggtgctgacacgcctccccctgcctagctcaggttccAGGCTGAGCACCTGTCCCTCACCCACAGTCCTCCCCGGTTcttccatcccccacacagacagtccctgctccatcacacagGGGCAGCGCTCCCCAGTGGGCAGCGCCGGCGTCTCACCCGCtatcagcacggggcaggggcagtgccccCCGGTGGGCAGCGCCGGCGTCTCACCCGCtatcagcacggggcaggggcagtgccccCCGGTGGGCAGCGCCGGCGTCTCAAGCGCTATCAGCACGGGGCAGGAGCGGCGCCCCCCGGTGGGCAGCGCCAGCGTCTCGCCCACTatcagcacagggcaggggcagcgcccCCCGGtgggcagcgccccctggtggGCAGCGCCGGCATCCCACCCACtatcagcacggggcaggggtggTGCCCCCCTGTGGGCAGCGCCGGCGTCTCAAGCGCTATCAGCACTGGCAGGAGCAGGCGCCCGGTGGGCAGCGCCGGCGTCTCACTCGCTATTagcacagggcaggggcagtgccccCCGGTGGGCAGCGCCGGCGTCTCGCCCGCtatcagcacggggcaggggcgGCACCCCCCAGTGGGCAGTGCCGGCATCTCACCCGCTatcagcacagggcaggggcagtgccccCCGGtgggcagcgccccctggtggGCAGCGCCGGCATCTCACCCAGTatcagcacagggcaggggtGGCGCCCCCTGGTGGGCAGTGCCGGCATCTCACCCACTatcagcacagggcaggggtGGCGCCCCCTGGTGGGCAGCGCCGGCGTCTCACCCGCtatcagcacggggcaggggtgcTGCCCCCCGGTGGGCAGTGCCAGCGTCTCACCCACTATCAGCACGGGGCAGGAGTGGCGCCCCCCCCGGTGGGCACTACCGGCGTCTCACCCCCtatcagcacggggcaggggcagtgccccCCGGTGGGCAGTGCCGGCGTCTCACCCACTATCAGCACGGGGCAAGGGTGGCGCCCCCTGGTGGGCAGCGCCGGCATCTGACCTGCTatcagcacagggcaggggcaggggtgctgcCCCCCGGTGGGCAGCGCCAGCGTCTCGCCCGCTATCAGCACGGGGCAGGAGTGGCGCCCCCCGGTGGGCAGCGCCGGCGTCTCACCcgctctccctctccctgcaggtATCGCAGTTACCTGAGGCCGCGCTACAAGGTGGCCTATAAGACGGTGTCAGACCTGGAGTGGAAGTGCTGCCAGGGCTACTCGGGTGACGACTGCCTGGAGGGGCCGGCCCAGGGCCCCCCTCTCACCACCACCCGCCCGCGCCCCAGGCCCGGCCGCCCCACACTCTCCGGCTTTGGGAACCCCCTGAGCGGCCTGGGTGGAGAAGGTACCGatggtttgggggtggggtgccaGGTTTGTGTGGggagaggtgaggtggggggcgCTGGGGTTGGGGGTAAGGACCAGAGAGGGAAGGTTGGGGGGCTGGTTGGGGGCAGAGTTGTGGAGTCTCCcggctccccctgctccccagcacccccaccttTGCCCTCCAGACTGCACTGCCCTCAAGCCCccctcccagcatgcaatgctccctCTATGCTGGGACCCCCCATCTCCGCGGGACACAGCTGAGAGCGGCTGGTGGCCACCTGGGCAACTGCACCCCGAAGGGAAAGGCCCCGGCCCAGCTTGGGGGCCCAGGACACGGGACCCACAGCCTCACCTCAGCCGGGGGTGATGGCCAGGGCCGTGCCAGCTGGGGGCAGCCCGGCTCCGCGCTCTGCTCTGCAGgccgggggtgtgtgggggggaccccggctcagtgctctgctctgcaggccgggggtgtggtgggggaggagagcccggctcagtgctctgctctgcaggccggggtgggggtgtggggggggacacGCCGGCTCAGCGCTCTGCTCTGcaggccgggggggtggggggggggcctggcTCAGCGCTCTGCTCTGCAGaccgggggcaggggtgtggggaacCCCGGCTCAGCGCCTGCTCTGCAGGCCGGGGTGTGGGGGCCTGGCTCAGCGCCTGCTCTGCAGGCCGGGCGGGGTGTGGGGAGCCTGTCTCAGCACTCTGCTCTgcaggccgggggtgggggggtgtggggggggccaCGCCGGCTCAGCGCTCTGCTCTGCAGgccgggggtgtggggggggggcctggCTCAGCGCTCTGCTCTGCAGGCCGGGGAGATGCGGAGAAGGTGaagcagctggaggagaaggtgcAGACCCTGAGCAAGCAGCTGCAGGACCTGCAGGCCACCACGGAGAAGCTGctgcaggaggggagcagggcggTGGAGCTCTCGCTCAATGGGAAGCAGCCGGCCGACGCGGCCGCCCAGCCCGAGATGCAGGAGACCCTCAACAAGATCCAGAGGCATCTGCAGCACCTGGACAACCGGATCTCCAGCCACGACGCCGAGCTGACCAACCTCAGCAacgggcaggggccgggggccccGCCGGGAggggccctgctcctgcaggagGTGGAGCGGCGGGTGCAGGAGTCCTGCGCCACCTCCCTGGCGGGCAGCGAGGGCCTGCGGCGGCAGCAGGCCGAGGACCGCGAGCGCATGCGGGGCCTGGAGAAACTGATCAGCTCTGTGGACCAGCGGAACCGGGAGGCGGTGGAGAGCATCCAGCGGCACGTCAGCGGCCTGGCAGGGCGCCTGGCCAAGGACTGCTGCTCCCAGCTGGACGAGCTGCGCggctgggtgggggagctggagcagaggcTGGGCGGCGTCTCTGGCTCCTTCACCATGCTCAACGAGCGCCTGGACCACGAGCTGGCTGGCCTGGCgccggcgggggcggggcagggcgggcaggTGCTGGAGGGCCGGCTGGCGGAGATGGAGAGGCACCTGAACACCACCCAGCGCCGCCTGGAGCAGCACTTCGCCCAGCGGCAGCCCCACCTGCACAGCCTCCTGGCGGGGGAGCTGAGCACGCGGCTCAGCGGGGCCGAGGGGGAGCTCGCCAATGTGGCCGGCCAGCTGAGCGGCTTCCAGGGCCACGTTCACCAGGCCCTGGCCAACCTGAGCCAGGACGTGGAGACGCTGAAGGACAGCGTGGCTCAGAGTGTGGCTGTGGTGacggagctgcagggccagggtgtggggtgcagccagccctgccccacgccccacgacccctctctgggcagccaggactCGCAGATCAGCACCATCCTGAGTGACCTGGAGCGCCGGGTGCAGGATAACGAAGGGCAGCTGCGCACCCTGGGCTCCAATCTGCACCAGCTCAGCAGCTCCGGGGCCGGGCTGGCCGGCTCCCTGCGGGCCCTGCAGGCCGAGGGGAAGAAGCTGCGGGAGCTGGTGGGGGCGAACGGGGAGTCACTAGTGCGCCTGGCGGCTGAGATCGGCAAGCTGGAGACCCAGCTGCTGGGCACGGGGGGCAGCGCCACCGACTCTACCGCCAAGGACCTGACGCTCTTCTTCAACCGCACGGGGGCACGGCTGGGCCAGCTGGAGGCCGAGCTGCGGGGGCTGAGCGGTGCGGTGCGGGCCGAGCAGCGCGGCTGCAGCCAGGCCTGTGCCGCCCTGCAGGACGAGGTGGGCCGGCTGCGCGGGGAGGTGGCGGCCTGCTCTTGCCCGCTGCTGCCCAGGAAGCCAGAGCAGGGCCGGGAGCCCGTGGAGACCCACAGGCCCCTGGACGGCTTCAGCGTCTTCGGGGGCACGTCGGCCGTGGACCTGAAGTCGCTGCAGGGCGAGCTGTCCGAGGTGATCCTGAGCTTCAGCTCCCTGAACGACACGCTGCGCGGGCTGCAGAGCACCGTGGACAAGCACCAGACCGACCTGCACGAGCTGGGCTCCACCAAGGACCGCATCATCGCCGAGATCAACAAGGTGCAGGCGGAGGCCACGGAGCGCGCGGCCGAGAGCGAGGAGCGGCTGGAGGGGGTGACGCGCCAGCTGCACCACctgggcggcacgctgcggggcgAGGCCGGGGAGTGCCGGCGCGCGGCCGGCGGCCTGGAGCAGCGGCTGGCCAAGCTGGAGGGCGTGTGCGAGCGGCTGGACGCCGTCTCCGGCAGCCTGCGCAAGGTCAAGGAGGGGCTGAGCAAGCACGTGAcggggctgtggggc encodes the following:
- the EMILIN1 gene encoding EMILIN-1; this encodes MAVAWLCCLLAGVAWAANFPPRYSLYTGGAVPLSQGPAPAAQGTPQAQPGARAASRHRNWCAYVVTRTVSCVVEDGVDTFVKPDYQPCGWGQLQCPRIVTYRSYLRPRYKVAYKTVSDLEWKCCQGYSGDDCLEGPAQGPPLTTTRPRPRPGRPTLSGFGNPLSGLGGEGRGDAEKVKQLEEKVQTLSKQLQDLQATTEKLLQEGSRAVELSLNGKQPADAAAQPEMQETLNKIQRHLQHLDNRISSHDAELTNLSNGQGPGAPPGGALLLQEVERRVQESCATSLAGSEGLRRQQAEDRERMRGLEKLISSVDQRNREAVESIQRHVSGLAGRLAKDCCSQLDELRGWVGELEQRLGGVSGSFTMLNERLDHELAGLAPAGAGQGGQVLEGRLAEMERHLNTTQRRLEQHFAQRQPHLHSLLAGELSTRLSGAEGELANVAGQLSGFQGHVHQALANLSQDVETLKDSVAQSVAVVTELQGQGVGCSQPCPTPHDPSLGSQDSQISTILSDLERRVQDNEGQLRTLGSNLHQLSSSGAGLAGSLRALQAEGKKLRELVGANGESLVRLAAEIGKLETQLLGTGGSATDSTAKDLTLFFNRTGARLGQLEAELRGLSGAVRAEQRGCSQACAALQDEVGRLRGEVAACSCPLLPRKPEQGREPVETHRPLDGFSVFGGTSAVDLKSLQGELSEVILSFSSLNDTLRGLQSTVDKHQTDLHELGSTKDRIIAEINKVQAEATERAAESEERLEGVTRQLHHLGGTLRGEAGECRRAAGGLEQRLAKLEGVCERLDAVSGSLRKVKEGLSKHVTGLWGCLQEVNGTLRTHGALLGKLQDTHLGTVHPRLGALNASLLRLQGQLHNLTRQDLAGPPGPPGPEGPMGRSGPPGPAGRDGEQGPVGPPGLPGEQGPMGGVASVPRIAFSAALTSRHVEPGTIPFDRLLVNDGDAYDPYSGIFTVPVAGRYLVSAVLTGHRAEKLEAVLSRSNQGIARSDSGGYQPEGLENKPVAEHQPSPGSLAVFNLLLRLEAGETLCVDLVTGRLAHSSDEPLTVFSGVLLYPDQGGEAG